In Phaseolus vulgaris cultivar G19833 chromosome 7, P. vulgaris v2.0, whole genome shotgun sequence, the genomic stretch aaaaacgtgtttttagtttttcacgttttatataaatttttaaaatagttttaaaccATAAATTAAAcgtaattaaaatgaaatacttGTGTCTAATAACAAGATCAAAAGCAATATATACATACAAAGATATTGACATCAACTTTATATAAGGAACACTATATCTCCCACCTTTTAAAAGCCAAAAATAAAGTAGCAGGAGAAAAAAATGAAGGCAAGCTACACAAAATTCCTGcatgatattattatgaacTATGAAATTTGGAAACATACAGAAGCATACTATTTGGACCAACCGCTACATGAATGTTGTTACCCTTATCTATCACTATTGACACAACCTATACCTGGGGTGGGGGGATGTATATCAAATATACATTATACATTAATGAATGGAATACTAAAAAAGCAAAACGCTATGCAGCCTACAAACTGTAATTCTATAATGAATCAATGAAAATGAAAACGCAATCAATGCACAAAAGCTACACACCACCACAAGGAGCACAACAGAATCTTCCAAGTTGGAGAAAAAACCACTGCAAAGGATTCAAGTGTTCATCCTCCTCCAGAGATGGGGTTGGCAACGGCAACTCATCAGGCAGATGTCGATGGAATGCATCAACTGCAGCAGCAACACCATCTTCATTCTCAATCCACTTAGCAATTTCCTTTGCTCGAGACTTCACCTAAACATTTATTATCCACTAACTATCAATATTATTAGCTAAACCATGACCCCATGATTTTGCTTGAATAACACTagtattatattttgtttattaaataTGCTGGAGGGAAAAGAAGTGGgcgtatattttttatttttaaaatccttGCTCTTTGGAAGTATAAAAGAGGGATGAAAAGAATTTAATTTCACCTCTGGCTGGAGCATGAATCTAATGGCATTTGATAAATTCTCAACGTTGAGCTGAGATATTGGGATTGGAGCGGGTCCCAATTCTTTCTGATATATTATCTCTCCCCAAAAGAATTGATCTCCAAAGAATGGAACTATGGTTGTTGGACACTGCAAGTATGGTAGtattcatattataaaaaaaacagaagcaaaaacttttttttttaattttaaaagcaCCATAATTATGTTGCCATTAAATTCTAACACATTCAAAGAATCCTCGGattatgtaaaagaaaaatatccAAGATACTATTGAACATTAATTACCCCAGCTTTTAATCCTGTAGCCGTGGTTCCAGCTCCACCATGATGCACCTGCAAAATTGTGCCAAAATATCTTCTAGTTAATAGCATACCAAAATAATTTCCACCAACCCCTTTCTCTCCCCCCTCATTCTCTTAGTTTTCTCTCCGAAGAACTTATCGCAGCTAAAATTTGAATTGTGAAATTAAGAATCAAAGTAAAAAAAGGCTTAAACCAGCATTGAGTAAACCACACTGACAAACTCCAAAGCTTTTCCATATAAACCCACACGTAAAGATAAATTCAAACTCACCACAGCAGAGCATTGAGGAAACAGCCAATCGTGAGGGCATTCCTCCAGAAGGAAAACGTTGTCAGAAAGTTCTGCCACTGCATAATGGAAAACAAAATGCAATTGAAACTAATGTCACCTAAAATGAATTGAAACAAAATGTATGATTTTCTGAAAGCGTATCACAAAACATGTCCCGAGAAAAAATATCTATTCTTCAAAGTTAAGGCCAACAAAAAGCAAACAATTCAACAGAAAGTTCTCACTGAATCAAGTGATTACTGGACaaaaaattgataatattaatgaaaattttgAGGAATGTCTTAGTCTTCGATACACTAGCtgacaaaacatatagaaaCAAGGGGGGTAAACGTTAAAGCATATGAAATAAACTGAAATATTCAATGTTTAGGTTACTTGCCAATTGGCTGTGTGAAATTGCCTTTATTCTGCTTATCCTCCTTAAGATTACTAAATAATACTTTAGGAAAAACGTTTATATGGTGATCTTTACACAGTTCACTCATCCTTTATGCTCTGTTCAGTTGAGAAGAACGGAAGAGGGAGAGAGGATAAAATTAATGTGTTGTTGATTAGTGTGGAAGAAAGAGAGTAGAAAGAGTTTTAAAATAGATGGACCCGCTATACCATTTCCCGCTATACCATTTCTATCTGTCGTTTCATATCTTTCCTATTTCTCTTCAACCAAACAgctttaatttctattttatttttcacttatttCCACTCACCATTTTTATTTCCGTTCACCTTATTTTCTCTCTTCTCTATCAAAGAGGACCTTAGCTcctacaaaacaaaattatgtaTGCTAACAAGAACACGAGTGAAAACAAATAATTCCGCTAACAAATGAAAAtaagttttataatatttcatatcactaagttatttttatatacCCTTCTAAAGGTTGGAAATAGGCCTCTTCAGTTTGTAGAATCACATATTATAAAATCATTCATCAGAAGATAACTTTTGAGCttcaaagaaaaaaagtgaCTAACAGAATGAGAAAATCTATCATACAACTAAAAAATGCAAATTTCTCAGGCTTTTTCATGTACGCAAATTCGTAAAAGCCAAATAGAACTAAGTTTAAAAATTAGGAAGGGGTTAGTGGGGAGGGTTTGGACAACTTGCACGAGGTCATTAGGTTAAACTTGGTAATACGGAACACATATCTCACTCATTCATTGACACTGGCACAAACAAATAAAACGTGAAACAAACAATTAATTATAACTTCCTCAAACGCAGTAAGTATTTTGAGAAAAAGGTACCGAATAGGTACAAAACAAAATTGGAATAAAACACTTACAATTCCCTAGATTGCCCCAACCCCGGTCAATAATTCCCCGCTGTTCCGTATCTCTTAGTGCCTCCAATATAACATCTGTTGTTCCTTTAGGATCTTCAAGAGgctgaaaaagaaaaacaaacttTTTTAGAGGATTTCAAAATTTTGCTAATAGTGTCATCGACTTATAAAATGTCACGTTCATGAGCTTACAAAGTTATGAGTATTGCTGAAagttattgataaaaatatgcCAATTGCACATTTGCACTGGTTCTATGATAACTATAACACCTCTTTATATGACATGTACAATCAGTGTACCCCGATTTATGCATGgtcaagaaaataattaaaggaAATTATCTTGACCAGAGTCACATCTGTGGATCTACTAGTTCAGAAAGGTCAGAATCATGATAATAAGTAGTCATATTTTCTATACACACCAAAGGAACTAATCCTATAAGCTCAAGGAAAAGTGTTCTTCAGCGAGAGAAATTGGGAATTAGGATTTTTGATTGGGGATAtagatatttataataattaaaaaacagcaattaaatattaattactgacacctcaagtttttaattaatattaaaaaacaggATTTACAgattaatttcaatatttaattgctgttaatatttaattaaaattttggaatAATTAGGCAACATGCGTACAGCAGCCACCATTCAAAGCCCGCCAAGTCACTGTCATTCCCGGCAGTGCCTCCATGAACACCATTTAATAACATTCTTTGAGAATAAGATTTAGTTATTAGGATCTTTGGGTATCCTATTAGAAGATTGGAGAATTGGAGTAGAACATTTTATTCAATTCCTGACTACAACTTTTTTGATCCACTAGTTTGGGTTGCTTGTCTTGGTACTGTTTCCCTATAAGGCAGATCACCAAAGGAATTCAAGAATTCAGCCTCCACTGAATCTGAATATCGAGATTTTTGAGTAATCTTTCTGATTCTGCCCAATGTGGGATTGATAGCAGATTATATAATGAATAATCAACGCACAAACACAGTCCAAATGCAATGTACAAAAATAGATTGTACCATTCTCAGGCATCAAATGTGTCACGTCTTGCAAAGAAAAAGTAACCTATAAATCTTGCATGAAACATCATGTTTCATTTACCTGAAGAAAAGTTTTCATCCTCCAAGTACGTAACAACTACTAATGCATTGTTTTGTTGGGCTAATTTACTATTTAGAAGGATtgtattgagattatttataaGGAAAGTATTGAGACTTACATGAaactctaaaatattttaaaaacttattcgAGTTTTCATATTCAGGGAATAGAGACATCAAGATACAACTAAATTGGCAATTtactctattttttaaaaaaagaagcTCATTATTAAAGATAATTCATGAAATAATGACTTATAATTCAAGTGGAATTACCATACCATGCTCCCAAACCCAAAATACAAAGGAGGTGGCCCCTTTTTAATCCATTGGACAAAATCTTCCTGAGGTTGATACTTTGATGCAAGGCTCAAGAAGCAGTAACCAACAACATCAACTAAAGGGCCCCAATCTGCACATTTGTAAAATGTTATTAGTGCTACAGTAACAAATCCGGGACGCTGAGCAAAAACTGTCTACCAATCATGTAAGGTGGCTCTAGTAATTACTGTCAAGAATAATTTCTTCAAAAGGCTTAACATGTTAGGTGGAGATCcttcaatgatttttttatgttaacatttgtaaataataatattattaacacaAAATGTTGACTGTACTTTATAGTTAATACTTGATACATGTGAAGTCTCTTCAATGCTTAAACTTGGACAAAAATTGATTGAAATCTGATTTGAACCAAAGCAGTTACAAACGCCTTCCACTATAAATTCATATATTGTATAATAAGACTATTCAGTAATTAAATTTCAATAGATAACTTCATAATATAGATTCACAATCCAAGTCAACAGTTACTGTGTTTTCAGTTCTCTAATAACAGCTATCCATTTGCTACTTCAATGACATAAAATGATtgctctttaaaaaaaaaagtatgaggAAAGCATCAGATAATGTAACTAATGATGTAATCCTAGTCCATACCACTTGGTTTTGGAACAACATGAGGACTCCACATATAGCTAGTCGGTAAATGAGATATTGATCCACGATACATACTGAAGTATGCAATAGGAGCAAGCTTCAATGTCGATTTCCTGAAGTTATTAATAATTCTTCGCATTCCCCACCATATCAGCAGATCTACAATTATATAGGACAGCTGGAGATGGGAAGGAAACATTGAAACAGGTATGTGTTGGTCTTGAGGTAGTCCAGcaaatgtttataaaattatcaaaatcaaAGTATATATTGTGTCAGCAAAGGACATACCCAATAACCAGCATTTTGAGGAACACGTACCAAAGGGTGGGGGAACTGATACGTTGGTCTGCATATTGAGAAGTTATTTAAGTGACCTCAAATATTTAAAGAAAGCTCTGAGAAGTGATGCTAAAAGAATGTCGCATTTTATCTGAATATTTGAAGATACAGTTTGGTTTTAATTAAAACACTACTGTACTACTTTATCAATTCAACAATTAGAAAAGTATCTATATCTTGTTATGAAACTTTATCTTTCTCACATAAAGTAACAgcttatataaaattaaaactcaCGTCCATGGCATTgtgaagaagatatggaggggCACCCCAAGGGCTTCAGCAACATGTACATGTCCTGCAAACAGGGATCACGAGATATAATATATCTATTTTACTCCAAAAATAAACATGTGTAAGTTCAGGAAAATTTGCAAATATTGAAGttgtaaacaaacaaaaatattctgctaaaatgaaaaagatttattttcttaaaaatattacagAATTCAACAACATTCATATGGACTTGGCAAACATATTTTAAAGAAGTTGCATTATTCTTCAGGCTTTGAATGTGAAAACCCCCTGAATTTCATACTTCAAGGTTGGTAATTACTCTTGTATTACTGTTGTTccttctatatatatatatatatatatatatatatatatattttcctttttctgGTAGATGATCAACACTTCCTGTTTATAAATTGGTGTGTGATATCCAAGTGAaagtatttaaagaaaaaactgaaataccttaatttttctttatttctacTTCTACTTCTCAGTTTATGCTCTTGAAGAGATAAGCCCAGCCCCACATTATATTTAcgagaaattaaaattaattgcatGTATATGTGCAAAATGCTGATGCATCTCTAACTGTTAATACCAAGTAGCCATGTCTGATTCATATCAGGGTCAACCATTTGAAGGcctactaatatttttttgatcATTCAGAAAAACAGGTCTAGTAATATAATATTACAATATGAAGACCATGAATATTGTCTAACTGTCATCCAGGTAACAGAAGTATGTTTCTATTGAACAGGCACAGAGACTTGTGTCAAGGCTAACGATATAATCACCAAATGTCATACTTGTAGATCACATCTTGTATGATTATCGTGTTTCAATAAAAGAACTAAGGATAATTAAACCTTAAAACAGATAAATCATAAGATATGAAATGGAGAAATACAAGACACTAATCTCTCAAGTCCTAACCACTTACCATAAGCAGGAGGATTGGCAATAATAGCTTGAGCTCTGAAAGGAACACCAGTTTCCATATCAGGTGCTGTACATGCTGGAGGAAGGGAATCAATGATGGCCTTCAGCTGTTTTCTTTGGACAGATATTTCAGCCGGTCCAGAAGGGATTAAACCTTTATTCCTAGCCATATCTATTATTTAAATATCTCATTTAGTATATCAGTATAAAATGAATAAGAGTAACAACAGAATAAGATTAAACAAAAAATGCACATTGTTTCAGCatgtttcaaaacaaaaataggAGAGACTAGCTGAAGCTTGAAAGACCATAGTCATTGCCTGAAAGTGATTTGGGTATTAGGGTGCCTATGTCCCACATTGAGTAGCATATGATATTCAGTGGAGTACTTAAGTGTTTGGTTCTTCCCTCTTAGCCTTTAAAGACAGGTTCCCCTAGTGCTTAGGTGCTTAGCATTGCCTAACTTAGCTTGATCTACAGTGGAGAAATCAGTGAATCTTTTGCATATGCTAGTCCATTGGAGAATGAAATGAgataattttttacaatttttaattacCTTAAAGTTTGCTATGTCATATGACTATTAGTACAAGAATTACTGTATATGAATTAACTGTATTAAAAGAGAGATCACAAGGCttcaataatttttattcaGTTCTATTTCTATCaactcttattttatttaacttacAATTCAATTAGTTATTTACGATGCTCAATTTGCTTTCAAAAATCCTTGTTCCAAAaacttatattttcttttcttggaAGTTATTATAGCTAGCATACATGATACATCCTTATCTATTTTAGATCTGTTTTAGGTTCATATACAGTTATAGACTAGCAAGATATgttaatgtatatatttttacacTGTTGAACTTATTATAAACAATTGGAAATTTA encodes the following:
- the LOC137830329 gene encoding sterol 3-beta-glucosyltransferase UGT80B1 isoform X2, encoding MMGSNEIECLSQEVVEGVFDGLQKKDLKQMEIKSQGENEKFGEASSEDDESVQVSSSSRRGVEHCITAPVGAERNPLRVDDEFMISRSITEQRGFPKRDTILDRLSERAKQLITNLVKIQNDGTVEVDLEMSASVAPELLELQSFEESTVSGGLGSESKKSVPRLQIVILVVGTRGDVQPFLAIAKKLQEYGHHVRLATHANFKIFVKSAGVDFYPLGGDPRVLAGYMARNKGLIPSGPAEISVQRKQLKAIIDSLPPACTAPDMETGVPFRAQAIIANPPAYGHVHVAEALGVPLHIFFTMPWTPTYQFPHPLVRVPQNAGYWLSYIIVDLLIWWGMRRIINNFRKSTLKLAPIAYFSMYRGSISHLPTSYMWSPHVVPKPSDWGPLVDVVGYCFLSLASKYQPQEDFVQWIKKGPPPLYFGFGSMPLEDPKGTTDVILEALRDTEQRGIIDRGWGNLGNLAELSDNVFLLEECPHDWLFPQCSAVVHHGGAGTTATGLKAGCPTTIVPFFGDQFFWGEIIYQKELGPAPIPISQLNVENLSNAIRFMLQPEVKSRAKEIAKWIENEDGVAAAVDAFHRHLPDELPLPTPSLEEDEHLNPLQWFFLQLGRFCCAPCGGV